One region of Lebetimonas natsushimae genomic DNA includes:
- the hisC gene encoding histidinol-phosphate transaminase, whose amino-acid sequence MFENLADLKIYEAGKPIELVVREYGIEPKDIIKLASNENPYGPPPKAIQAVKQTANLMHRYPDDSFYELKEGLAKKFDIKDSNIIIGAGSDQVLEFAIHAVMPKKVLMARITFAMYEIYSKQFGAKILKTPSSMHNLDEFYEIYKQEKPEIIFLCIPNNPLGECLDAKDVYEFIEKIDEETLIIIDGAYQEFASFKDKNKEIKPKDVLKYQNVLYTGTFSKAYGLGGMRVGYGIANEFIIKNLHKLRPPFNITTLSLKAAIEALKDEEFVKIGIEKNFEEMKKYEKFAKEHNLKYIESYTNFIVLYIKNSTLIAQNLLKKGIIVRDMASYGFDALRITIGKKEENEKLFTILKGLIN is encoded by the coding sequence ATGTTTGAAAATTTAGCAGATTTAAAAATATACGAAGCTGGAAAACCTATTGAGCTAGTTGTTAGAGAATATGGAATAGAACCAAAAGATATAATAAAACTTGCAAGTAATGAAAATCCATACGGTCCTCCTCCAAAAGCAATTCAGGCTGTCAAACAAACAGCAAATCTTATGCACAGGTATCCTGATGACAGTTTTTATGAATTAAAAGAGGGGCTTGCTAAAAAATTTGATATTAAAGACTCAAATATAATAATTGGGGCTGGAAGTGACCAAGTTTTGGAATTTGCAATTCATGCAGTAATGCCAAAAAAAGTTTTAATGGCGAGAATTACATTTGCAATGTATGAAATTTATTCGAAACAGTTTGGTGCTAAGATTTTAAAAACCCCATCAAGTATGCATAATTTAGATGAATTTTATGAAATTTATAAACAAGAAAAGCCTGAAATTATATTTTTATGCATACCCAATAATCCTTTAGGTGAATGTTTAGATGCAAAAGATGTATATGAATTTATTGAAAAAATAGATGAAGAAACTTTAATTATAATAGACGGGGCATATCAGGAGTTCGCAAGTTTTAAAGATAAAAATAAAGAGATTAAACCAAAAGACGTTTTAAAGTACCAAAACGTTTTATATACCGGGACATTTTCTAAAGCGTACGGACTCGGGGGAATGAGGGTCGGTTATGGGATTGCTAATGAGTTTATTATAAAAAATCTTCACAAGTTGAGACCTCCTTTTAATATTACCACTCTTTCACTAAAAGCGGCAATTGAAGCATTAAAAGATGAAGAATTTGTAAAAATAGGAATTGAAAAAAATTTTGAAGAAATGAAAAAATATGAAAAATTTGCAAAAGAACATAATTTAAAATATATAGAAAGTTATACCAATTTTATTGTTTTATATATAAAAAATTCCACTTTAATTGCACAAAATTTGTTAAAAAAAGGTATAATTGTAAGAGATATGGCGAGTTACGGATTTGATGCATTAAGAATTACAATAGGTAAAAAAGAGGAAAATGAAAAATTATTTACAATATTAAAAGGTTTGATTAATTGA
- the pheA gene encoding prephenate dehydratase encodes MDLNKLRKEIDAIDNEILKLLNKRMKIVKKVGEIKNSSNTPIYRPEREKAIIERLCGLSKRENGILQKEHIEAIFLEIFAISRTLERQERVAFLGPVGTYTHQAAEHKFGANARYLPLLNIEAVFKAVHNKEAKYGVIPIENNTEGVVGITLDSLKKYDVKIVSEICLDIHHSFASLQDDLSKIKRIYSHPQGYNQCLNFLETHGLLDIEFIPTESTAKAAKLASKDELSGAICSKIAAKLYNVPLLFEKIEDNLANRTRFIIISDFKTQKSGNDKTSVIAKTPHKTGALFDLLKKFKDRNINLLKIESRPNKDDTFNTWFYIDFEGHIDDKKVSEVIKEENMIWLGSYIKEC; translated from the coding sequence TTGGATTTAAATAAACTAAGAAAAGAGATTGATGCCATTGACAATGAAATTTTGAAATTACTAAATAAAAGAATGAAAATTGTAAAAAAAGTGGGGGAGATTAAAAATTCTTCTAACACTCCAATTTACAGACCTGAGAGGGAAAAGGCAATAATTGAGCGATTATGCGGACTTAGTAAAAGGGAAAACGGGATTTTACAAAAAGAACATATCGAAGCTATATTTTTAGAAATTTTTGCAATAAGCAGAACACTTGAGAGACAGGAAAGAGTGGCTTTTTTGGGACCGGTGGGTACTTATACGCATCAGGCGGCTGAGCATAAATTCGGAGCGAATGCCAGATATCTTCCGCTTCTTAATATTGAGGCGGTGTTTAAAGCGGTACATAATAAAGAAGCAAAATACGGGGTGATACCTATTGAAAACAATACAGAAGGCGTAGTGGGTATTACGCTTGACAGTTTAAAAAAATATGATGTTAAAATTGTATCAGAAATATGTCTTGATATACATCATTCTTTTGCTTCGCTTCAGGACGACCTCTCAAAAATCAAAAGAATTTATTCACACCCTCAGGGTTATAATCAATGTCTTAATTTTCTTGAAACCCATGGGTTACTTGATATAGAATTTATTCCAACCGAATCTACGGCAAAGGCTGCAAAACTTGCAAGCAAAGATGAATTGTCTGGGGCAATATGTTCAAAGATAGCGGCAAAGCTTTATAATGTGCCTTTACTTTTTGAAAAAATAGAAGACAATTTGGCAAACAGGACAAGATTTATAATAATTAGTGATTTTAAAACCCAAAAAAGCGGAAATGATAAAACAAGTGTAATAGCTAAAACCCCACATAAAACCGGTGCTCTTTTTGATTTGCTTAAAAAATTTAAAGACAGAAATATAAATCTTTTGAAAATTGAAAGCAGACCAAACAAAGATGATACGTTTAATACCTGGTTTTATATTGATTTTGAAGGACATATAGACGATAAAAAAGTTTCCGAAGTGATTAAAGAAGAAAACATGATTTGGCTTGGAAGTTATATTAAAGAATGCTAA
- the fliF gene encoding flagellar basal-body MS-ring/collar protein FliF, which yields MSFEELFKQIIAFSNNLNKKQKIVIGVSIAIVILLISFLIVYNSASAKKYNNYAVLFENLKPKDAALIAQYLDKKQISYIIPQDGVIEVPKNKVQKLRIDIAAQGLPKSGNIGFELFDKNSFGATAFEEKIKYLRALEGELANTIESIDAVEEAKVNIALPKESVFVSKQIPPTASVMIKLKPNMILTPKQIKGIKYLVAAAVPKLKPENVKIIDQYGNLLGENDELTANNELLKTEMIYKKRLEKELENKIVSILAPVVGGSDKVVAKVNLDIDFSKVKSHATIYSPDNVVRSEQTLEEEKTGYGDKKVGGVPGAVSNIGPVQGLKSNQIKNKYSKSETTTNYEISTTIKDTIAPLAKIKRVTAAVVVDGHYKKDKNGKIVFVPLDKIEIANITNLVKNVIGFDSKRGDSVSVSSFQFNNVNNSNKSTVETVMGNIELYLGAFGNIIKYLILAIVLFIFYKKVIVPFSRKMLEVKPEEKVEKPKKVLEIEEEEEDTYDKIKELKEKVETQLGISSSVNEEELKYEVLLERITKMVEEKPQEVAKVLENLLKEEIEKGL from the coding sequence TTGAGTTTTGAAGAATTGTTTAAACAGATAATTGCTTTTAGTAATAATTTAAACAAAAAACAAAAAATCGTTATAGGCGTAAGTATTGCAATTGTAATACTGTTAATCTCTTTTTTAATAGTTTATAATTCTGCGTCTGCTAAAAAATATAATAATTATGCTGTTTTGTTTGAAAATTTAAAACCTAAAGATGCAGCTCTTATAGCCCAGTATTTAGACAAAAAACAAATTTCTTATATTATTCCCCAGGACGGAGTTATTGAGGTTCCAAAAAATAAAGTTCAAAAATTAAGAATCGATATCGCAGCCCAGGGTCTTCCAAAATCAGGAAATATTGGATTTGAACTATTTGATAAAAACAGTTTTGGAGCCACAGCGTTTGAAGAGAAAATTAAATATTTAAGGGCGTTGGAAGGTGAACTGGCAAATACAATTGAATCTATTGATGCTGTGGAAGAGGCAAAAGTAAATATTGCTTTGCCAAAAGAAAGTGTCTTTGTTTCGAAGCAAATTCCTCCGACAGCTTCAGTAATGATTAAATTAAAACCAAATATGATTTTGACCCCGAAGCAGATCAAAGGAATAAAATATCTTGTTGCTGCAGCTGTACCAAAACTTAAACCAGAAAATGTAAAAATAATTGACCAATATGGAAATTTGCTTGGTGAAAATGATGAATTAACCGCCAATAATGAACTTTTAAAAACAGAAATGATTTATAAAAAAAGACTGGAAAAAGAGCTTGAGAATAAAATTGTATCAATATTGGCTCCGGTTGTTGGCGGAAGCGATAAAGTTGTTGCAAAGGTTAATTTAGACATTGATTTTTCTAAAGTGAAATCACATGCCACAATTTATTCTCCTGATAATGTTGTGAGAAGCGAACAGACTTTGGAAGAGGAAAAAACAGGATATGGGGATAAAAAAGTAGGCGGGGTGCCAGGGGCAGTAAGTAATATTGGACCGGTTCAGGGGTTAAAATCTAATCAGATAAAAAATAAATATTCAAAAAGTGAAACTACTACAAATTATGAAATTTCAACAACGATAAAAGATACAATCGCTCCTCTTGCAAAAATCAAAAGGGTTACAGCGGCGGTTGTTGTAGACGGACATTATAAAAAAGATAAAAATGGTAAAATTGTTTTTGTGCCGTTAGATAAAATTGAAATAGCAAATATTACCAATTTAGTAAAAAATGTAATAGGATTTGACTCTAAAAGAGGAGACAGTGTAAGTGTAAGCAGTTTTCAATTTAATAATGTAAATAATAGCAATAAATCTACAGTGGAAACAGTTATGGGAAATATTGAATTATATTTAGGAGCGTTTGGCAATATTATAAAATATTTAATTTTAGCTATAGTACTGTTTATTTTTTATAAAAAAGTAATTGTTCCTTTTTCCAGAAAAATGCTTGAAGTGAAACCTGAAGAAAAAGTTGAAAAGCCAAAAAAAGTATTGGAAATAGAAGAAGAGGAAGAAGACACATATGATAAAATAAAAGAATTAAAAGAAAAAGTTGAAACCCAGTTAGGAATTAGTTCGAGTGTAAATGAAGAGGAATTAAAATATGAAGTACTGCTTGAGAGAATTACTAAAATGGTGGAGGAAAAACCTCAGGAGGTTGCAAAAGTATTAGAAAATTTATTAAAAGAAGAAATTGAAAAAGGACTTTAG
- the fliG gene encoding flagellar motor switch protein FliG — translation MALSPQQQAVLDELSMPEKIAILLIQLGEDLTAQIFSYMDVDAITEISKYIATAKTIDKAIAAAVLEEFYVIFQSNQYIASGGLEYAKEILYKALGPEEAKKVLDKLAKSLQSEQNFGFLQKVKPQQLADFIINEHPQTIALILAHMDPTSAAETLSYFPDELRAEVLIRMSNLGDISPQIIKKVSAILETKLESLTGYKVEIGGVRFVAEIFNRLGQKAAKETLKYIEQINADLAEKIKEKMFTFEDIIKLDNTAIREILKEVDKQTLMIALKGAPEELKQKFLSNMSQRAAAAFEEEMQFLGPVKVKDVEAAQRQVVEVVQKLAEEGKIAVGAEEEVIE, via the coding sequence ATGGCTTTATCACCTCAGCAGCAGGCTGTACTGGATGAATTATCAATGCCTGAAAAAATTGCAATTTTATTAATTCAGTTAGGTGAAGATTTAACAGCTCAGATTTTTTCATATATGGACGTTGACGCAATTACAGAAATCAGTAAATATATTGCAACTGCAAAAACTATAGATAAGGCTATAGCAGCTGCCGTATTGGAAGAATTTTATGTTATCTTCCAGTCTAACCAATATATTGCAAGCGGCGGATTGGAATATGCAAAAGAAATACTTTATAAAGCATTAGGTCCAGAAGAAGCTAAAAAAGTTTTAGATAAGCTAGCCAAATCACTTCAAAGTGAACAGAATTTTGGATTTTTACAGAAAGTTAAACCCCAACAACTTGCAGATTTTATTATTAACGAACATCCTCAGACAATTGCACTTATTTTGGCCCATATGGATCCAACCAGTGCAGCTGAGACGCTTAGTTATTTTCCAGATGAATTGAGGGCTGAGGTGTTAATTAGGATGAGTAATTTAGGTGATATTTCACCACAGATTATTAAAAAAGTCAGCGCAATACTTGAAACTAAATTAGAATCATTAACAGGATATAAAGTAGAAATCGGAGGTGTAAGGTTTGTAGCCGAAATATTCAACAGACTCGGCCAAAAGGCTGCAAAAGAAACACTAAAATATATTGAACAGATAAATGCAGACCTTGCTGAAAAAATAAAAGAAAAAATGTTCACATTTGAAGACATTATTAAACTTGATAATACTGCCATAAGAGAAATATTGAAAGAAGTGGATAAACAGACATTGATGATAGCCCTAAAAGGTGCGCCTGAAGAACTTAAGCAAAAATTTTTATCAAATATGTCCCAAAGAGCGGCTGCGGCATTTGAAGAAGAAATGCAGTTTTTAGGGCCTGTAAAGGTTAAAGACGTTGAAGCTGCTCAGAGACAAGTAGTTGAGGTTGTCCAAAAACTTGCTGAAGAAGGAAAAATAGCTGTTGGCGCTGAGGAGGAGGTAATTGAGTAA
- the fliH gene encoding flagellar assembly protein FliH, with protein MSKIISKDNSDTHVVKSYKFKELDDTDFQKVSFQESQKNETVNESQDKVSQSSVSNQNDELIERLLNKIEELSNNIINIENNFNNQLNECKKQIETEKQKAYEEGYKKGLEEGKKEIESLLGEKIKLLEDSIEKIDKINETFEEKIISIEKELISVALDIAKEVIQKEVSENSKEIAYNLAKSLMDEIKEATKIKIKVNPKDAQFLKSKDLKNVEILEDPAVKEGGVVIISDVGNIDAEIISRFKAIKEAILEERNSEN; from the coding sequence TTGAGTAAAATTATTTCAAAAGACAATTCCGATACGCATGTTGTCAAATCTTATAAGTTTAAAGAATTAGATGATACCGATTTTCAAAAAGTTTCTTTTCAAGAATCCCAAAAAAATGAAACAGTAAACGAATCGCAGGATAAAGTGTCTCAAAGCAGTGTTTCAAATCAAAATGATGAATTAATTGAAAGACTTTTAAATAAAATAGAAGAATTAAGCAATAATATTATTAATATCGAAAATAATTTTAATAATCAACTGAATGAATGTAAAAAGCAGATTGAAACTGAAAAACAGAAAGCTTATGAAGAAGGTTATAAAAAAGGCTTGGAAGAGGGTAAGAAAGAAATTGAATCATTGTTGGGAGAAAAGATTAAATTGTTGGAAGATTCAATAGAAAAAATTGATAAAATAAATGAAACATTCGAAGAGAAAATAATTTCTATAGAAAAAGAATTAATTTCTGTGGCTTTGGATATTGCAAAAGAGGTAATTCAAAAAGAAGTTAGTGAAAATTCTAAAGAAATAGCATATAATCTTGCAAAATCTTTAATGGATGAAATCAAAGAGGCTACAAAAATAAAAATAAAAGTAAATCCTAAAGATGCACAGTTTCTCAAAAGTAAAGATTTAAAAAATGTGGAAATTTTAGAAGATCCTGCCGTAAAAGAAGGTGGGGTTGTTATAATAAGCGATGTTGGAAATATTGATGCAGAAATTATAAGTAGGTTTAAAGCAATAAAAGAAGCAATTTTAGAGGAGAGAAATAGTGAAAATTGA
- the dxs gene encoding 1-deoxy-D-xylulose-5-phosphate synthase, with product MDVKKMNIEELNNLANKIRKRILDVVSKKGGHLSSTLGAVDLIIGMHYVFDVEKDPFIFDVSHQAYAHKLLTGRWEEFETLRQFGGISGYTKPKESKYDYFSAGHSSTSISVAVGAAKAIKLKKEDRIPVVLIGDGAMGAGMVYEAMNELGDLKLPVVIILNDNEMSIGRPIGAVSKYLTKLKAKKPYQNFKDKFKKLLDFMPEDVKFTAKKMEEFFSVNGIFFEEMGLEYIGPIDGHNIEEIIETLKIAKELKKPVVVHAKTIKGKGYKQAEGYYEHWHGVGPFDVKTGKSLKKSSLSATKVFAESLLEIAKKDEKVVGVTAAMPSGTGMKDLMNAFPERFWDVGIAEQHAVTSMAPLAKEGFIPFVAIYSTFLQRGYDQIIHDICLDNYPVRFAIDRAGIVGADGETHQGVFDVGYLRILPNMTLFAPRDFETLKKAVEFAYKFDKGPCAFRYPRGSFELDSGTFEANAFELGKGEILIESKNIMLIGYGNGVGKAYKVYNLLKEKGIESGIVDLRFVKPFDENLLRNLKAKKWYVISDNAKEGGIAEMLSDFANKENLEVEIKSFEYPDIFIPHGDVKEVEKYLGVDEESIAEKIIKDING from the coding sequence ATTGATGTTAAAAAAATGAATATTGAAGAGTTGAATAATTTAGCAAATAAAATTAGAAAAAGAATCCTTGATGTTGTATCAAAAAAAGGAGGACATTTAAGCTCAACTCTTGGAGCCGTCGATTTAATTATAGGGATGCATTATGTGTTTGATGTAGAAAAAGATCCTTTTATTTTTGATGTGTCGCATCAGGCATATGCGCATAAACTTTTAACCGGCAGATGGGAAGAATTTGAAACGCTAAGACAGTTTGGCGGTATCAGCGGATATACAAAACCAAAAGAGAGTAAATATGATTATTTTTCTGCGGGCCATTCTTCTACTTCAATATCGGTTGCGGTTGGTGCGGCAAAAGCGATTAAGTTGAAAAAAGAAGACAGAATACCTGTTGTTTTAATAGGTGATGGCGCTATGGGTGCCGGTATGGTATATGAAGCAATGAATGAACTAGGGGACCTTAAACTTCCCGTTGTAATTATTTTGAATGACAATGAAATGAGTATCGGAAGACCGATTGGTGCTGTAAGTAAATATTTAACAAAGTTAAAAGCAAAAAAACCTTATCAGAATTTTAAGGATAAATTTAAAAAACTGCTTGATTTTATGCCGGAAGATGTAAAATTTACAGCAAAAAAAATGGAAGAATTTTTCAGTGTAAACGGTATATTTTTTGAAGAAATGGGACTGGAGTATATTGGACCGATTGACGGGCATAATATTGAAGAAATTATAGAAACTTTAAAAATAGCAAAAGAACTTAAAAAACCGGTTGTAGTTCATGCAAAAACTATAAAAGGTAAAGGTTATAAACAGGCTGAAGGGTATTACGAGCACTGGCATGGAGTTGGACCATTTGATGTAAAGACAGGCAAATCTCTTAAAAAAAGTTCTCTTTCGGCGACTAAAGTATTTGCCGAGAGCTTGCTTGAAATAGCCAAAAAAGATGAAAAAGTTGTCGGGGTTACTGCAGCAATGCCAAGCGGAACCGGAATGAAAGATTTGATGAATGCATTTCCTGAAAGGTTTTGGGATGTCGGGATTGCCGAACAGCATGCGGTAACATCCATGGCGCCTCTGGCAAAAGAGGGATTTATCCCTTTTGTGGCAATTTATTCCACATTTTTACAAAGAGGATATGATCAGATCATTCACGATATATGTCTTGACAATTATCCTGTGAGGTTTGCAATTGACAGGGCCGGGATAGTAGGGGCTGACGGTGAAACACATCAGGGTGTTTTTGATGTGGGATATTTAAGAATACTTCCCAATATGACCCTTTTTGCCCCAAGGGATTTTGAAACATTAAAAAAGGCTGTTGAATTTGCGTATAAGTTTGACAAAGGGCCTTGTGCATTCAGATATCCAAGGGGTTCGTTTGAGCTTGACAGCGGAACTTTTGAAGCTAATGCTTTTGAGCTTGGAAAAGGCGAAATTTTAATAGAAAGTAAAAATATTATGTTGATTGGATATGGAAACGGCGTTGGGAAAGCTTATAAAGTATATAATTTATTAAAAGAAAAAGGGATTGAGAGTGGTATTGTTGATTTAAGATTTGTAAAACCTTTTGATGAAAATTTATTAAGAAATCTTAAAGCGAAAAAATGGTATGTAATAAGTGATAATGCTAAAGAAGGCGGAATAGCTGAAATGCTTAGTGATTTTGCAAATAAAGAGAATTTGGAAGTTGAAATTAAGAGCTTTGAATATCCAGATATTTTTATTCCTCACGGTGATGTAAAAGAAGTTGAAAAATATTTGGGTGTTGACGAAGAAAGTATTGCAGAAAAAATTATAAAAGATATAAATGGCTAA
- a CDS encoding ABC1 kinase family protein, whose product MFKNSIYELKRTKDIIFILAKNGFGDLVESLGIPVPFKKNKPKLSRNERIRKVIEELGPTFIKLAQILSLRPDLIPIELAKEFEKLQDNVTPVPFDEIKSVIEEELEKNFDEYFEGDFTLLASASIGQVYKAKLKTGEIVAVKVLKPEIEEKIYADINILLRLAKIVREKLLVYGIDSIKIVEEFAKSIKKELDFNIEALNLKRFSANFKNNPSIKIPKLYFVSKKLLVLEYIDGIKISDIDKLKKNGYDPKEIAKKGFDLICEQIFIHRFFHADPHPGNLMVYDGKIVFLDFGIMGRLSEEDRRYIIELVFYVIKNEEEKAAEYILKLSKVSKNTDVSSFKKEVADIISTYFYSSLKNIEIKKLIEDLLVSMSRNNVYLKEDNYLFVKSIVTMEGVGKKLYPDFNAVEEIKPFILKVYKKEFSILSFIKKSHELNLSIIEFFNKTPSNINEIIDKLKNGELKIEFEHVGLEEMEKTTKNSFNELSLAIIIASILIGSSMLLSFYVPPLIGHISVLGLGGFIFAFVLGVLLILAIIRQK is encoded by the coding sequence ATGTTCAAAAATAGTATTTATGAACTTAAACGCACAAAAGATATTATATTTATATTGGCAAAAAACGGATTCGGGGATTTAGTTGAAAGTTTGGGAATTCCGGTTCCTTTTAAAAAAAACAAACCTAAATTATCAAGAAATGAAAGAATAAGAAAAGTAATAGAAGAACTTGGTCCAACGTTTATAAAATTGGCCCAGATTCTTTCTCTCCGCCCTGATTTGATTCCTATTGAACTGGCAAAAGAATTTGAAAAACTTCAGGATAATGTAACTCCTGTCCCTTTTGATGAAATAAAGAGTGTTATTGAAGAAGAATTGGAAAAAAATTTTGATGAATATTTTGAAGGTGATTTTACACTTTTGGCCAGTGCATCCATAGGGCAGGTATATAAAGCCAAATTGAAAACCGGAGAAATCGTAGCTGTTAAAGTATTAAAGCCTGAAATAGAGGAAAAAATTTATGCTGATATAAACATACTTCTAAGACTTGCGAAAATAGTAAGGGAAAAATTACTAGTTTACGGAATAGACAGTATAAAAATTGTAGAAGAATTTGCAAAATCAATTAAAAAAGAACTTGATTTTAATATAGAAGCCCTTAATTTGAAAAGATTTTCCGCAAATTTTAAGAACAATCCTAGTATTAAAATACCAAAACTTTATTTTGTTTCTAAAAAACTGCTGGTTTTGGAATATATTGACGGTATAAAAATTTCTGATATTGATAAATTGAAAAAAAACGGATATGACCCAAAAGAAATCGCAAAAAAAGGTTTTGATTTAATATGTGAGCAGATTTTCATCCATAGATTTTTTCATGCGGATCCGCATCCGGGTAATTTAATGGTTTATGATGGAAAGATAGTTTTTTTAGATTTTGGAATAATGGGGCGGCTTAGTGAGGAAGACAGAAGATATATTATTGAACTTGTTTTTTATGTTATAAAAAATGAGGAGGAAAAGGCTGCCGAATATATTCTTAAACTATCTAAAGTTTCTAAAAATACAGATGTTTCTTCTTTTAAAAAAGAGGTTGCGGATATAATCTCTACATATTTTTATTCATCTTTGAAAAATATAGAAATAAAAAAATTAATAGAAGATCTGCTTGTCAGTATGAGTAGAAACAATGTTTATTTAAAAGAAGATAATTATCTGTTTGTTAAGTCTATAGTTACAATGGAAGGGGTCGGAAAAAAACTTTATCCAGATTTTAATGCAGTGGAGGAGATTAAACCTTTTATTCTTAAAGTATACAAAAAAGAATTTTCCATTTTAAGTTTTATTAAAAAATCCCATGAATTAAATTTATCAATCATTGAATTTTTTAATAAAACACCTTCTAATATCAATGAAATAATAGATAAACTCAAAAATGGTGAGTTAAAAATTGAATTTGAACATGTGGGATTGGAGGAAATGGAAAAAACTACTAAAAATTCTTTCAATGAACTGTCTTTAGCCATTATAATCGCCTCAATTTTAATAGGTTCTTCAATGTTGCTTTCTTTTTATGTGCCTCCTTTAATCGGGCACATATCTGTCCTGGGACTTGGAGGGTTTATTTTTGCTTTTGTTTTGGGGGTATTGTTAATATTAGCCATTATAAGACAAAAATAA
- a CDS encoding phasin family protein produces MKLEDLVKIGVGSIFLAKEKMQELIEEAKKRGELTEKEAEELINEMKKESEEKLEEIRKMIKDEVKKQLDELGVATKEDIKRIEEKIEKLNVQK; encoded by the coding sequence ATGAAATTAGAAGATTTGGTAAAAATAGGTGTTGGTAGTATTTTTTTGGCAAAAGAAAAAATGCAGGAATTAATTGAAGAGGCTAAAAAGAGAGGAGAACTTACAGAAAAAGAAGCAGAAGAACTGATAAATGAGATGAAAAAAGAATCTGAAGAAAAGCTAGAAGAAATCAGAAAAATGATAAAAGACGAAGTTAAAAAACAGCTTGATGAATTAGGTGTTGCTACAAAAGAGGATATAAAAAGAATAGAAGAAAAAATTGAAAAATTAAATGTTCAAAAATAG